In one Pseudomonas sp. SG20056 genomic region, the following are encoded:
- a CDS encoding alkaline phosphatase D family protein encodes MPITAETLPAVHTDLPQVLAGPLLRRMEAQRLVLWLVGSCPLSLTLQLSHGDAPEPQRLPLAGDSCQVIQIGEQAFIHLIDLKLDAPLPCDVQIDYDLLIEQPDQAVLGIADWAPHLLYDGATQANFVLRAQLDHLLHGSCRKPHHPAADGLLCADRLLAEAHAPEQRPALLLMSGDQIYADDVSGPLLRAIHQVIERLGLFGEHLQGAVVDDSTALYQHPASYYQRAELLPALTSNETLRERFFGGVEKPVFTTSSADNHLVTCAEVLAMYLLVWSPVPWTLLDAEMPALSAEEVPRYQAERGRIEAFRGGLGQVARALAHLPTLMIFDDHDITDDWNLSAQWEETAYGHPFSKRIIGNALIAYLLCQGWGNNPDVFAEPLQMIRAMTEGRDAANHMDSQPQDALIESLLSFHQWQFVLPSSPALVVLDTRTRRWRSERNLKRPSGLLDWEALCEFQQELLDHPAAIIVSPAPMFGVKLIETIQKVFSWAGHPLMVDAENWMAHRGAAQVMLNIFRHSRTPGNYVILSGDVHYSFVYEVLIRQRKRGPKLWQITSSGLKNEFPPRLLDWFDRLNRWLYAPWSPLNWLTTRRRMQVKPRIPSRSKAGERLWNGAGLGQVWFNDNGQPSAIYQLNADGSPAVAFVDDRDNAPSTAPARRAATQSADRSA; translated from the coding sequence ATGCCGATAACCGCTGAGACACTCCCTGCCGTCCACACTGATCTGCCCCAGGTGCTGGCCGGCCCGCTGCTGCGCCGCATGGAAGCGCAGCGCCTGGTGCTCTGGCTGGTTGGCAGCTGTCCTTTATCGCTCACCCTGCAGCTGAGCCATGGCGACGCGCCCGAGCCACAGCGCCTGCCGCTGGCTGGCGACAGCTGCCAGGTTATCCAGATCGGCGAGCAGGCATTTATCCACCTGATTGATCTGAAACTGGACGCGCCGCTGCCCTGCGACGTGCAGATCGACTACGACCTGCTGATCGAACAGCCGGATCAGGCCGTGCTGGGTATCGCCGACTGGGCGCCGCACTTGCTGTACGACGGCGCGACCCAGGCGAATTTTGTGCTGCGCGCGCAGCTGGATCATCTGCTGCACGGCTCTTGCCGCAAGCCGCATCACCCGGCGGCTGATGGCCTGCTCTGCGCTGACCGTCTGCTGGCCGAAGCACATGCCCCCGAGCAGCGCCCGGCCTTGCTGCTGATGAGTGGCGATCAGATCTACGCCGATGATGTCAGTGGGCCGCTGCTGCGGGCGATTCATCAGGTGATCGAGCGCCTGGGTTTGTTTGGCGAGCATTTGCAAGGTGCGGTGGTCGATGACAGCACGGCGCTGTACCAGCACCCCGCCAGCTACTACCAGCGCGCCGAGCTGCTGCCGGCGCTGACGAGCAACGAAACCCTGCGCGAGCGGTTTTTCGGCGGCGTGGAAAAGCCGGTGTTTACCACCAGCAGCGCCGACAACCACCTGGTGACCTGCGCCGAAGTGTTGGCCATGTACCTGCTGGTCTGGTCGCCGGTGCCCTGGACCTTGCTGGATGCGGAAATGCCAGCACTCAGCGCCGAGGAAGTGCCGCGCTATCAGGCCGAACGTGGGCGCATCGAAGCCTTTCGCGGTGGCCTGGGCCAGGTCGCCCGCGCCCTCGCCCATTTGCCGACGCTGATGATCTTCGATGATCACGACATCACCGATGACTGGAACCTCTCCGCGCAGTGGGAAGAGACGGCCTACGGCCACCCGTTTTCCAAACGCATCATCGGCAATGCGCTGATCGCCTACTTGCTGTGCCAGGGCTGGGGCAATAACCCGGATGTGTTTGCTGAGCCGCTGCAGATGATCCGCGCGATGACCGAGGGCCGCGATGCTGCCAACCACATGGACAGTCAGCCGCAGGATGCGCTGATCGAGAGTCTGCTGAGCTTTCACCAGTGGCAATTCGTCCTGCCGAGCAGCCCGGCGCTGGTGGTGCTCGACACCCGGACGCGGCGCTGGCGCAGCGAGCGCAACCTCAAGCGGCCGTCCGGCCTGCTGGATTGGGAAGCGCTGTGCGAGTTTCAGCAAGAGCTGCTGGATCATCCGGCGGCGATCATCGTCTCCCCCGCGCCGATGTTCGGCGTCAAGCTGATCGAGACCATCCAGAAGGTCTTCAGCTGGGCCGGCCATCCGCTGATGGTCGACGCGGAAAACTGGATGGCCCACCGGGGCGCAGCGCAGGTGATGCTGAACATCTTCCGCCACTCGCGCACGCCGGGTAACTACGTGATTCTCTCCGGCGATGTGCATTACTCGTTTGTCTACGAGGTGCTGATTCGCCAGCGCAAGCGCGGGCCGAAGCTTTGGCAGATCACCAGCAGCGGCCTGAAAAACGAATTCCCGCCGCGCCTGCTCGACTGGTTCGACCGCCTCAACCGCTGGCTCTACGCGCCGTGGTCGCCGCTTAACTGGCTGACCACGCGCCGACGCATGCAGGTCAAACCGCGCATCCCTTCGCGCAGCAAGGCCGGCGAACGCCTGTGGAATGGGGCGGGGCTCGGTCAGGTGTGGTTCAACGACAACGGCCAGCCGAGCGCGATCTACCAGCTGAATGCCGATGGCTCGCCCGCAGTGGCCTTTGTCGATGACCGTGATAACGCACCGAGCACGGCGCCTGCCCGCCGCGCAGCAACTCAGTCGGCAGATCGCTCAGCCTGA
- a CDS encoding PepSY-associated TM helix domain-containing protein: protein MKTGFRSRMGELHTWAGVLLGVLLFAVFWTGSLSVFDKEIDRWMMPSTRLHWDDNMQRPSLDRDIRPLLEQRAANAPVWTIILPLERTPFLTLTYGSEESRKSSRDLFHPITLEPLAKPLTLGASGFIYPFHHNLTLRYKNIGAWLVGIAGMAMLCLLVSGVVIHRKLFSEFFTLRLHRAFGRSTLDVHNVAGVALLPFHLLITLSGLIVAFAIYYPDAPQHTYREQVQSGVSAERAFLGEALGRIRLRAAKQPGELAPLEPMVTKAEQYWGPGSVYLLRVNNPKDANGNVLLRRTSHSSVTKDIDNFRFANVSGEVMGRFQASATVNTWNFIAGLHYIQFRHDALRWLYFLGGLGGCVVIATGLFFWTQARRKKQQRHGHLGVSLLDALSIAGVCGVILATLAFLLANRWLPMQEQLFGLGRARVEILSFYALWLVASAHAVWRVMRDQRLGYLHAWREQCTAIALLAVLAVLANWLTTGDHLLATLRSGNGPVAGTDLCLLAAAALALLAAHKLRRRVPQEETLEVAHV, encoded by the coding sequence ATGAAAACAGGATTCAGAAGCCGCATGGGCGAGCTGCACACCTGGGCCGGCGTGTTGCTCGGCGTCTTGCTATTCGCCGTATTCTGGACCGGCAGCCTGTCGGTGTTCGACAAGGAAATCGACCGCTGGATGATGCCCAGCACGCGCCTGCACTGGGATGACAACATGCAGCGGCCGTCGCTGGACCGTGACATTCGCCCACTGCTGGAACAACGCGCCGCCAATGCGCCTGTCTGGACCATCATCCTGCCCCTAGAACGCACACCGTTCCTGACCCTGACTTACGGCAGCGAAGAGTCGCGCAAGAGCAGCCGCGACCTGTTCCACCCGATCACCCTGGAGCCGCTGGCCAAGCCGTTGACCCTGGGGGCCAGTGGCTTTATCTACCCCTTCCACCACAACCTGACGCTGCGCTACAAAAACATCGGCGCCTGGCTGGTGGGCATTGCCGGCATGGCCATGCTCTGCCTGCTGGTGTCCGGCGTGGTGATCCACCGCAAGCTGTTCAGCGAGTTCTTCACCCTGCGCCTGCACCGCGCCTTCGGCCGCAGCACCCTGGATGTGCATAACGTAGCCGGCGTGGCGCTGCTGCCGTTCCACCTGCTGATCACCCTGTCCGGGCTGATCGTCGCGTTCGCTATCTACTACCCGGATGCGCCGCAACACACCTACCGCGAGCAGGTGCAAAGCGGCGTCAGCGCCGAACGCGCCTTCCTCGGCGAAGCACTCGGGCGTATCCGCCTGCGGGCCGCCAAGCAGCCGGGAGAACTGGCACCGCTGGAGCCCATGGTGACCAAGGCCGAACAATACTGGGGGCCGGGCTCGGTGTACCTGCTGCGGGTCAACAATCCCAAGGATGCCAACGGCAATGTGCTGCTGCGCCGCACCAGCCACAGTAGCGTGACCAAGGACATCGACAACTTCCGCTTTGCCAACGTCAGCGGTGAGGTCATGGGACGCTTTCAGGCCTCAGCCACGGTGAACACCTGGAATTTCATCGCCGGCCTGCACTACATCCAGTTCCGCCACGACGCCCTGCGCTGGCTGTACTTCCTTGGCGGACTGGGCGGCTGTGTGGTGATCGCCACCGGGCTGTTCTTCTGGACCCAGGCCCGGCGCAAGAAGCAGCAGCGTCACGGCCATCTCGGTGTCTCGCTGCTGGATGCCCTGAGTATTGCCGGCGTGTGCGGGGTGATTCTCGCCACCCTGGCGTTTCTGCTCGCCAACCGCTGGCTGCCCATGCAGGAGCAGCTGTTTGGCCTGGGTCGCGCGCGCGTCGAAATCCTGAGCTTCTATGCCCTGTGGCTCGTGGCGAGCGCCCATGCCGTGTGGCGCGTGATGCGGGACCAACGCCTCGGTTACCTGCACGCCTGGCGTGAGCAGTGCACGGCGATTGCCCTGCTGGCGGTACTGGCCGTTCTGGCCAATTGGCTGACCACCGGCGATCACCTGCTGGCCACCCTGCGCAGCGGTAACGGCCCGGTGGCCGGCACTGACCTGTGCCTGCTCGCTGCAGCCGCACTCGCCCTGCTGGCCGCGCACAAGCTGCGCCGCCGCGTGCCGCAGGAAGAAACGCTGGAGGTCGCCCATGTCTGA
- the modC gene encoding molybdenum ABC transporter ATP-binding protein codes for MIWPLARCNPAIRTVAEPGAIQARFKVEHAGFSLDVELTLPGRGVSALFGHSGSGKTSCLRCFAGLDQPSEGYLQVNGELWQDSAQSVFVPAHQRAIGYVFQDANLFAHLTVRGNLQYGLKRIPAAQRRIALEQAVELLGIGHLLERLPGKLSGGEQQRVGIARALLTSPRLLLMDEPLASLDLKRKQEVLPYLERLHQELEIPVIYVSHSPDEVARLADHLVLLEDGKVSASGPLKETLLRADLPFVFEDDAEAVVDGVVTAHDQAYGLLYLQLPDSDIRLRLPHGPLPLGQSVRVKIKARDVSLSLQQAEDSSVLNLLPARVLDWINVAEQAHVLVRVQVGGEQLIARITRYSFDRLQIQREQLLWAQVKSVSLLSTH; via the coding sequence ATGATCTGGCCTTTGGCGCGGTGCAATCCGGCGATTCGTACAGTCGCCGAGCCGGGAGCAATCCAGGCGCGCTTCAAGGTTGAACATGCCGGTTTCAGCCTGGATGTCGAACTGACTCTACCCGGTCGCGGCGTCAGCGCCCTGTTCGGCCATTCCGGTTCAGGCAAGACCAGCTGCCTGCGCTGTTTTGCCGGGCTGGATCAGCCGAGCGAAGGCTACCTGCAGGTCAACGGCGAGCTGTGGCAGGACAGCGCCCAAAGCGTCTTCGTCCCGGCACATCAACGCGCCATAGGTTACGTGTTTCAGGACGCCAACCTGTTTGCCCATCTCACCGTGCGGGGCAATTTGCAGTACGGCTTGAAGCGCATCCCCGCAGCGCAGCGGCGGATTGCCCTGGAGCAGGCGGTGGAACTGCTCGGTATTGGGCATCTGCTGGAGCGCTTGCCGGGCAAGCTCTCGGGTGGCGAACAGCAGCGCGTCGGCATTGCCCGCGCACTGCTGACCAGCCCGCGCCTGCTGCTGATGGATGAGCCGTTGGCGTCCCTCGACCTCAAACGCAAACAGGAAGTGCTGCCCTATCTGGAGCGCCTGCATCAGGAGCTGGAAATTCCGGTTATCTACGTCAGCCACTCACCGGATGAGGTGGCGCGCCTGGCCGATCATCTGGTGCTACTGGAGGACGGCAAGGTCAGCGCCAGCGGCCCACTCAAGGAAACCCTGCTGCGCGCCGACCTGCCGTTTGTCTTCGAGGACGATGCCGAAGCGGTGGTCGACGGCGTAGTTACAGCGCATGACCAGGCTTACGGGCTGCTCTATCTGCAATTGCCGGATAGCGATATCCGCCTGCGTTTGCCCCATGGGCCGCTGCCGTTGGGCCAGTCGGTGCGGGTCAAGATCAAGGCGCGCGATGTCAGCCTGAGCCTGCAACAGGCGGAGGACAGCAGCGTGCTCAACCTGCTGCCGGCGCGGGTGCTGGACTGGATCAACGTCGCCGAGCAGGCTCACGTTCTGGTGCGCGTGCAAGTGGGCGGCGAGCAGCTGATCGCCCGCATCACCCGTTACTCCTTCGACCGCCTGCAGATCCAGCGCGAGCAGTTGCTATGGGCGCAGGTCAAGTCGGTGTCGTTACTGAGCACTCACTGA
- a CDS encoding Crp/Fnr family transcriptional regulator — protein sequence MNSEHRYQARLRQGHWFSALPVALQEALLAAAQVQQLAPGQVLFRRGDKPCGLYAVVEGGMRIGAVSATGKEALLTLVEPPYWFGEISLFDGQPRTHDAFAEGPATLLLVPQARLLALLEQQPQYWRDFALLMSHKLRLAFIALEEMSLLPAAPRLARRLLLIAENYGEGEPRRVLHLPQEQLALMLAISRQTTNQILKELEAQGILRLTYGEIELLDLPRLRQAAQ from the coding sequence ATGAACAGCGAGCACCGCTATCAGGCTCGTCTGCGCCAAGGCCATTGGTTCAGTGCCCTGCCAGTTGCCCTGCAAGAGGCACTGCTGGCCGCTGCCCAGGTGCAGCAACTGGCGCCCGGTCAGGTGCTGTTTCGTCGCGGCGATAAGCCCTGTGGCCTGTATGCGGTGGTCGAGGGCGGCATGCGCATTGGTGCGGTCAGTGCCACCGGCAAGGAAGCGCTGCTGACTTTGGTCGAGCCACCCTACTGGTTTGGTGAAATCTCTCTGTTCGATGGCCAACCGCGCACCCACGATGCCTTTGCTGAAGGCCCCGCCACCTTGCTGCTGGTACCGCAGGCGCGGCTGCTGGCGCTGCTCGAACAGCAACCGCAGTACTGGCGTGATTTCGCCCTGCTGATGAGCCATAAACTGCGTCTGGCGTTTATCGCCCTGGAAGAAATGAGCCTGTTGCCCGCCGCCCCACGCCTGGCTCGGCGCCTGCTGCTGATCGCCGAGAACTATGGCGAGGGCGAGCCGCGACGGGTGCTGCACCTGCCCCAGGAACAGCTGGCGCTGATGCTGGCGATCTCCCGGCAGACCACCAACCAGATACTCAAGGAGTTGGAGGCTCAGGGCATTCTGCGCCTGACCTATGGCGAGATCGAACTCCTCGATCTGCCGCGCTTGCGTCAGGCGGCGCAGTAG
- a CDS encoding DUF3325 domain-containing protein encodes MSDAALYSLLALLLAVLGFAWLALALPNHWRQVHHGVQQTASRQVALRSGASLMLGLSLLCSLVGDSPAMAILLWLMLLGVATLLVALTLSWRAQWLARLWPARPQAERSAD; translated from the coding sequence ATGTCTGACGCCGCTCTGTACTCGCTGTTGGCCCTGCTGCTGGCGGTACTGGGCTTTGCCTGGCTCGCCCTGGCCTTGCCCAACCATTGGCGTCAGGTGCATCACGGCGTGCAACAGACGGCGTCACGGCAAGTCGCCCTGCGCAGCGGCGCCAGCCTGATGCTCGGGCTGTCATTGCTGTGCAGCCTGGTGGGCGATTCGCCGGCCATGGCCATCCTGCTGTGGCTGATGCTGCTGGGCGTCGCCACGCTGCTCGTCGCATTGACCTTAAGCTGGCGCGCGCAATGGCTGGCCCGGCTCTGGCCCGCGCGTCCTCAGGCTGAGCGATCTGCCGACTGA
- a CDS encoding FecR domain-containing protein — protein sequence MNGQHSAVYPNTPARLLAEGQPISAAVADQAVEWLTLLMSGATSAQEQLAWQAWRAASPEHERAWRHIEAMTGRLKTLPAKSAYQTLSPYARQTAQTSRRTLLRSLFWGGLLAGSGLLASRTNTWQEQLAEHRTGTGEQRRVTLSDGTSVTLNTATALDLQFDAHTRLLHLRAGEIMVVTAAAQGLQPVDPRPLEVQTAQGRIRALGTRFSVRQDDGHTQVAVQESAVQLHPIRSDRVQVLLAGQRTGFSRTHIDPLRPLHEADLAWTRGQIIADDMPLGAFIAELDRYRPGMLRCDPRVAGLRLSGVFPVHDIDRILATLPSVLPVQVRTRSRYWVLIEQAG from the coding sequence ATGAACGGACAGCACAGCGCGGTTTACCCCAACACACCCGCCAGGCTCTTGGCCGAAGGCCAGCCGATCAGCGCAGCCGTGGCCGACCAGGCAGTGGAATGGCTGACCCTGCTGATGTCCGGCGCAACCAGCGCGCAGGAGCAACTGGCCTGGCAAGCCTGGCGCGCCGCCAGCCCCGAGCACGAACGCGCCTGGCGGCATATCGAGGCCATGACCGGACGGCTCAAGACATTGCCGGCCAAGAGTGCCTACCAGACGCTCTCGCCCTATGCCCGACAAACCGCTCAAACCAGCCGCCGCACGCTGCTGCGTTCGCTGTTCTGGGGTGGCCTGCTGGCCGGCTCCGGGCTGCTGGCCAGCCGCACCAACACCTGGCAGGAACAGCTGGCCGAACACCGTACCGGCACCGGTGAGCAACGCCGCGTGACCCTCAGCGATGGCACCAGCGTCACGCTCAACACCGCCACGGCGCTCGATCTGCAATTCGATGCGCACACCCGTCTGCTGCACCTGCGCGCGGGCGAGATCATGGTCGTCACTGCTGCGGCCCAGGGCCTGCAGCCCGTCGACCCACGTCCGCTGGAGGTGCAAACCGCACAAGGGCGCATCCGTGCGCTGGGCACGCGTTTCAGCGTGCGCCAGGACGACGGCCACACCCAGGTGGCCGTGCAGGAAAGTGCCGTACAACTCCACCCGATCCGCAGTGACCGCGTGCAGGTGCTGCTGGCCGGGCAACGCACCGGCTTCAGCCGCACCCATATCGACCCGCTGCGCCCGCTGCATGAGGCCGACCTGGCCTGGACCCGTGGGCAGATCATTGCCGACGACATGCCCCTGGGCGCATTTATCGCCGAGCTTGATCGCTACCGTCCCGGGATGCTGCGCTGCGATCCGCGCGTCGCCGGGTTGCGCCTGTCCGGGGTGTTCCCGGTGCACGACATTGATCGCATTCTCGCCACGCTGCCAAGCGTGCTGCCGGTGCAGGTGCGCACGCGCAGCCGCTACTGGGTGCTGATCGAACAGGCCGGCTAA
- a CDS encoding DUF962 domain-containing protein: MKTLVDHLAQYAAYHRDQRNILSHFIGIPLIVVAVAVLLSRPGFELLGLWLSPALLVAVAAGVFYLRLDLRFGLLMALLLVLSLWAAAGLAVQSTAVWLSSGIGLFVIGWIIQFVGHYYEGRKPAFVDDVMGLVIGPLFVAAEAAFLLGLRKEVEQAIVERAGPTCIREKKATA, encoded by the coding sequence ATGAAAACCCTGGTTGATCATCTGGCTCAATACGCGGCCTATCACCGCGACCAACGCAATATTCTCAGCCACTTTATCGGTATTCCACTGATCGTTGTGGCGGTGGCCGTGCTGCTGTCACGCCCGGGCTTCGAGTTGCTCGGCCTGTGGCTGTCCCCCGCGCTGCTGGTGGCCGTGGCGGCAGGGGTGTTCTACCTGCGCCTGGACCTGCGTTTCGGCCTGCTAATGGCGCTGCTGCTGGTGCTCAGCCTGTGGGCAGCGGCGGGCCTGGCCGTACAATCGACGGCGGTGTGGCTGAGCAGCGGCATCGGCCTGTTTGTGATCGGCTGGATTATTCAGTTTGTCGGCCATTACTACGAAGGACGCAAACCGGCATTTGTCGATGACGTCATGGGCCTGGTGATCGGCCCCCTGTTCGTCGCCGCCGAAGCGGCCTTCCTGCTAGGACTGCGCAAAGAGGTCGAACAGGCCATCGTCGAACGCGCCGGCCCGACCTGTATTCGTGAGAAAAAAGCCACTGCCTGA
- a CDS encoding TonB-dependent siderophore receptor, with protein sequence MHRANRPVTPPRHTARNLQQRPSGRLLLALACSLALQHLPGVALAADSAPAQQQGQQTFAIAAGPLAPALRSLSSSANLLLSFTAEQTADKVTAGLQGHYTVPEALAALLAGTGLQAVQVEAGGYVLRPAPTHTDNAATRTELPAMTISGKASRYQSSVPVSSATRSDADSLDVPQTVDAVPATVLRDRGARSIKEALAYTPGVTSSTGEGIREQFVIRGFSAISDTYVDGMRDGGNSFRDTFNLEQVEVVKGPSGVLYGRGSAGGLINLVSKRPHQQTQTDLAASLGSYDARRLTLDVNQPLNEAVQVRINAMADEGDSYRDEVWYKKHGLALASTLRFNDDVTLDLRAQHLADERVFDAGIPGINGKPADVSHSTYYGSANPGDNDSGTSADSTFQADLKVDLSDSLQLRNTLSYRTLDLERNQTTINRLLLNTATPTVRLSRSNFDSQQTDLANKLELSKQVEWLGIQHELMVGAEYAIEERDTLSRGGDLPAAYNLSVYNPVLKTVPYSAASVRRDGIYETHTAGYYIQDLMRFNEHWVMLLGLREDQLERDFDNRVGSDYSRDDDYRSPRAGLVYQPNDWSSYYLSASRSYQPGSATGVIDPGNAIQPPEITTSYELGSKLRLNDGALELGLSLFQIIKENVPTRDPSDPNGPSLYVGEITAEGVELSALGDLGHGLSLQGGLTYLDARVTQSNNTTAPAITPAQPATPLEGKRAANAPRFSATLWGVKELGNGWRVGLGVRHQGDSFASTTNAVTLPAYTVLDAGLFHERGPWAFALNARNLGDKTYYESATNDLGILPGEPRSLQFSTSYRFE encoded by the coding sequence ATGCACCGTGCCAATCGCCCCGTGACGCCGCCGCGTCACACCGCGCGCAACCTCCAACAGCGGCCGAGCGGCCGCCTGCTCTTGGCCCTGGCCTGCAGCCTGGCCCTCCAGCACCTGCCGGGCGTGGCCTTGGCCGCAGACAGCGCGCCCGCCCAGCAGCAGGGGCAGCAAACCTTCGCGATTGCCGCCGGGCCCTTGGCACCGGCGCTGCGCAGCCTTTCGAGCAGCGCCAACCTGTTGCTCAGCTTTACCGCCGAGCAGACGGCCGACAAGGTAACCGCAGGTCTTCAAGGCCACTACACCGTGCCCGAAGCCCTAGCGGCGCTGCTGGCCGGTACCGGCTTGCAGGCTGTGCAGGTAGAGGCTGGTGGTTATGTGCTGCGGCCCGCACCCACGCACACGGACAATGCAGCGACCCGCACCGAACTGCCCGCGATGACCATTTCCGGCAAGGCCAGCCGTTACCAGAGCAGCGTGCCGGTGAGCAGCGCCACCCGCTCCGATGCCGACTCGCTGGATGTACCGCAGACGGTCGATGCGGTGCCGGCTACAGTGCTGCGTGATCGCGGCGCGCGTTCGATCAAGGAAGCCCTGGCCTACACCCCAGGCGTGACCAGCAGCACCGGTGAAGGCATTCGTGAGCAGTTCGTCATCCGTGGCTTCTCGGCCATTTCTGATACCTATGTGGACGGCATGCGCGATGGCGGTAACAGCTTCCGCGACACCTTCAACCTGGAGCAGGTGGAAGTGGTCAAAGGCCCCAGCGGCGTGCTCTACGGCCGAGGTTCGGCCGGTGGCTTGATCAACCTGGTGAGCAAACGCCCGCACCAGCAGACACAGACTGACCTGGCCGCCAGCCTGGGTTCCTACGACGCCCGGCGCCTGACCCTCGACGTCAACCAGCCGCTGAACGAAGCGGTACAGGTGCGCATCAATGCCATGGCCGACGAGGGCGACTCGTACCGCGATGAGGTCTGGTACAAGAAGCACGGCCTGGCGCTGGCCTCCACCCTGCGTTTCAACGATGACGTGACCCTCGACCTGCGCGCCCAGCACCTGGCCGATGAGCGCGTGTTCGACGCCGGTATTCCCGGGATCAACGGCAAGCCGGCGGATGTCTCGCACTCGACCTATTACGGCTCGGCCAACCCCGGCGACAACGACAGCGGCACCAGCGCCGACAGCACCTTCCAGGCCGACCTCAAGGTGGACCTGAGCGACAGCCTGCAACTGCGCAACACCCTGAGCTACCGCACCCTGGACCTTGAGCGTAACCAGACCACCATCAACCGCCTGCTGCTCAACACCGCCACACCCACCGTGCGCCTGTCGCGCAGCAACTTCGACAGCCAGCAGACTGATCTGGCCAACAAGCTGGAGCTGAGCAAGCAGGTCGAGTGGCTGGGCATCCAGCACGAGCTGATGGTCGGCGCCGAGTACGCCATCGAGGAACGTGACACCCTGTCACGCGGCGGCGACCTGCCGGCCGCCTACAACCTGTCGGTGTACAACCCGGTGCTCAAGACCGTGCCCTACAGCGCAGCCTCCGTGCGCCGCGATGGCATCTATGAAACCCATACCGCCGGTTATTACATCCAGGACCTGATGCGCTTCAACGAGCACTGGGTGATGCTGCTGGGCCTGCGCGAAGATCAGCTGGAGCGCGACTTCGACAACCGTGTCGGCAGTGATTACAGCCGCGACGATGATTACCGCAGCCCGCGCGCCGGCCTGGTCTATCAGCCTAATGACTGGTCGTCCTACTACCTGTCCGCCTCGCGCTCTTACCAGCCTGGCAGCGCCACCGGGGTGATCGATCCGGGCAACGCCATCCAGCCACCGGAGATCACCACCAGCTATGAGCTGGGCAGCAAGCTGCGCCTGAACGACGGTGCCCTGGAGCTGGGCCTGAGCCTGTTCCAGATCATCAAGGAAAACGTGCCGACCCGTGACCCCAGCGACCCCAACGGCCCGTCGCTGTATGTCGGTGAAATCACCGCCGAAGGCGTCGAACTGTCGGCCCTCGGCGATCTCGGCCACGGTCTGAGCCTGCAGGGTGGGCTCACCTACCTGGATGCACGGGTGACCCAATCGAACAACACCACGGCGCCGGCGATCACCCCGGCGCAGCCGGCCACGCCGCTGGAAGGCAAACGGGCGGCCAACGCCCCACGCTTTAGCGCCACCCTGTGGGGCGTCAAAGAGCTGGGTAACGGCTGGCGTGTCGGCCTCGGTGTGCGCCATCAGGGAGATTCCTTCGCCTCGACCACCAACGCCGTCACCCTGCCGGCCTACACCGTGCTGGATGCCGGGCTGTTCCATGAGCGCGGCCCCTGGGCGTTTGCCCTCAACGCCCGCAACCTGGGCGACAAGACCTACTACGAGTCGGCCACCAACGACCTCGGCATCCTGCCGGGCGAGCCGCGCTCGCTGCAATTCAGCACCAGCTACCGCTTTGAGTGA
- a CDS encoding helix-turn-helix transcriptional regulator → MNSPIQPVGALLRQWRQHRRLSQLDLACEADISTRHLSFVETGRAQPSREMLLLLAEQLDIPLRERNRLLSAAGYAPLFTQHALSEPAMAAARSAIDLLLKAHEPYPALTIDRHWNLLAANSALAPFLQGIALELLTPPINVMRLSLHPQGLAPRIVNLGAWRAYLLARLQRDFQASGDAQLHALWDELNAYPGPSAPAQFDSDTVLMPLQFASEQGVVSLIGTTTVFGTANDITLAELALETFFPADAFSAQYLRDLAESTHLSDEITL, encoded by the coding sequence ATGAACAGTCCAATCCAGCCCGTCGGGGCTCTGCTGCGCCAGTGGCGCCAGCATCGTCGTCTTAGTCAGCTCGACCTCGCCTGCGAGGCCGATATCTCCACCCGCCACCTGAGCTTTGTTGAAACCGGGCGCGCCCAGCCCAGTCGCGAGATGCTGCTGTTGCTCGCCGAGCAGCTGGACATTCCCCTGCGCGAACGCAATCGCCTGCTTAGCGCCGCCGGCTATGCACCGCTGTTTACTCAGCATGCGCTGTCCGAGCCAGCCATGGCGGCCGCGCGCAGCGCCATCGATCTGCTGCTCAAGGCCCACGAGCCCTACCCGGCACTGACCATCGACCGGCATTGGAACCTGCTGGCGGCCAACAGTGCCCTCGCCCCCTTTCTGCAGGGCATTGCGCTCGAGCTGCTGACGCCGCCGATCAACGTCATGCGCCTGAGCCTGCACCCGCAAGGGCTGGCACCGCGTATCGTCAACCTGGGCGCCTGGCGCGCCTACCTGTTGGCGCGGTTGCAGCGCGATTTTCAGGCCAGCGGCGATGCTCAGTTGCACGCGCTGTGGGATGAGCTGAACGCCTACCCCGGGCCGTCGGCACCCGCACAATTCGACAGTGACACGGTGCTGATGCCGTTGCAGTTTGCCAGCGAGCAGGGCGTGGTCAGCCTGATCGGCACCACCACGGTGTTTGGCACCGCCAACGACATCACCCTGGCGGAACTGGCGCTGGAAACCTTCTTTCCGGCCGACGCCTTCAGTGCGCAGTACCTGCGTGACTTGGCCGAATCGACGCATCTTTCCGACGAAATCACTCTTTAG